The following DNA comes from Candidatus Methylomirabilota bacterium.
GCGGCTGTCCGCCCGCAGGCGCGGCGTCTCGGTGGCCAGGAGCGCCACCGCCCTGGAGCAATCGAGGTCGTGGGCGGGCGGCGCCACCGACTTGAGGGCGCGGGCCAGCCAGGGCTCGTGATCGAGGCCCACGCGCACGAGCAGGTCGGCCGATCGGAGGAGCGCGAGCTGGCGCGGGTGGATCTCCCGCGCGTGGGGGTCCTGCCGGGGATCGGTGAGGCTCTCGACCCTCACGCGGTCGCCGCCGACGGCGGCGACGAGATCGCGGAGATCGGTCGTCGTGGCGGCGACGGAGAGCGTCGCCGCCACGAGGAGCGGCAGCAGCAACGCTACTTCTTGACGAAGATCGACTTGGGGATCATGCAGTGGATGCCCTTGCGGATGTCCACCACCTGGGTGACGCGGCAGTCGCCGACCATCGAGGTGAGCGCGTAGGCCTCGTCGCGGCTCATCGGCACCATCTTCTGCTCGGTCAGGAACTTCACCGTCTCGCGGGTGGCGATCTTCATGGCCTCGTCCAGGCTCTCGTCGAAGCCCATCATGACCCAGTGGGTGGTGTTCTCCATGCGCGGCCACTCGAGCTTCATGTCCTTCCGCACGATGGGCTGGATCACGATCTCCCGGAAGGCGCACTCCAGCCCGGTGAGGTTGACCTCGCCGTTGCCCTGGCGGCAGTGAGCGTCCCCGACCCAGATGAGCCCGCCCTTGAGGAAGATCGGGACGAAAAGGGTCGTGCCCTCCTGCAGCTCGTTCAGGTCCATGTTGGACGAGTTCTTCCACGGGCGCAGCGTGCTGGTCCGCCCCTTGGCGTCCTTGATGGCCGGCCCGGCCTTGGCGGCCGGCTCGTTCGGATCGACGCCTACGGCCAGGATGCCGGGGAAGGGTTGGAGATCGATCACGACGCCGGGCTTGAACTCGGCCTGCCGCTTCTCCCAGTCCAGGTAGAAGTAGCGGACGAAGCCGTCGGGGAACTCGGGTGCCAGCAGGCCGACCGCGGGGAACTGCTTACCGGGCAGGTGGAAGTTGGTGCCAAAGGCCTTGGGAACGATCTTCTTGATCCGCACCTCCATCACGTCGCCGGGCTCGGCGCCGTTGACGTAGATGGGGCCCGTCACCGAGTGCGGGCCGCCGCCCGGGTTGGCCAGCCGGAGCTTGACGAGGTCGTCCATCGTGGTGCCCGGCTGGATGGCGTTGTGGGCGTGCATCATGGTCTCGACCGCCACCGTGTCGCCGGAGTTGATGGCGAGCTTGGGCTTCTCCTTGGGATCGAGCCAGCCCCACTGTGTGGTCTCCAGCGTCGCCGGCAGCACGTGGTACCGGCCGCCCGCGACGGAGACGGCGCGGTCGCGCTTGGCCTCGTCCATGGGCGTTAACTGGTACGGCTGCTGGGCGACGGCGTAGAGCCCGGCGCCGAGCACCAGCGCGAGGACGGTGGTGAGAGCGACGATGCGCTTCATGATCTCCTCCTTCGTGCGCGTGCGCGCGGGTCTGCATCCCGAAAACGCCGGCGATTTTAT
Coding sequences within:
- a CDS encoding acetamidase/formamidase family protein; the protein is MKRIVALTTVLALVLGAGLYAVAQQPYQLTPMDEAKRDRAVSVAGGRYHVLPATLETTQWGWLDPKEKPKLAINSGDTVAVETMMHAHNAIQPGTTMDDLVKLRLANPGGGPHSVTGPIYVNGAEPGDVMEVRIKKIVPKAFGTNFHLPGKQFPAVGLLAPEFPDGFVRYFYLDWEKRQAEFKPGVVIDLQPFPGILAVGVDPNEPAAKAGPAIKDAKGRTSTLRPWKNSSNMDLNELQEGTTLFVPIFLKGGLIWVGDAHCRQGNGEVNLTGLECAFREIVIQPIVRKDMKLEWPRMENTTHWVMMGFDESLDEAMKIATRETVKFLTEQKMVPMSRDEAYALTSMVGDCRVTQVVDIRKGIHCMIPKSIFVKK